The following coding sequences lie in one Populus trichocarpa isolate Nisqually-1 chromosome 14, P.trichocarpa_v4.1, whole genome shotgun sequence genomic window:
- the LOC7497347 gene encoding putative expansin-B2, whose product MAIISFQNPFHLPIILAFFLVNSCHCFHPKLFNVSKIQSNSDWSPAGATWYGSPTGAGSDGGACGYGNAVEQAPFSSFISAGGDSIYKSGQGCGACYQVKCTSSSNAACSGNPVTVVITDQCPGSPCAQESFHFDLSGTAFGAMAISGKEDQLRNAGVLQIQHQRVPCNWPGKTVTFHVDSGSNPYYFATVVEYEDGDGELKSVELKQALDSDSWVPMQKSWGAVWKLDAGSLLRAPLSIKLTSLESGKTIVASGVIPAGWAPGQTYRSLVNFN is encoded by the exons ATGGCTATAATTTCCTTTCAAAATCCATTCCATCTCCCCATTATTCTAGCTTTCTTTTTGGTGAACTCCTGCCACTGCTTCCATCCCAAGCTCTTCAATGTCTCAAAGATACAATCTAATTCTGATTGGTCGCCTGCTGGGGCTACTTGGTATGGCAGCCCCACTGGTGCTGGAAGTGATG GTGGAGCTTGTGGCTATGGGAATGCTGTGGAGCAAGCACCATTCTCTTCATTTATATCAGCTGGAGGCGATTCTATATACAAATCAGGCCAGGGATGTGGAGCTTGTTATCAG gtgaaATGCACGTCGAGTTCGAATGCTGCATGCTCAGGGAATCCAGTTACTGTGGTTATCACAGATCAGTGTCCTGGAAGTCCCTGTGCCCAGGAATcctttcattttgatttaaGTGGCACTGCTTTTGGGGCCATGGCAATATCTGGCAAGGAAGATCAACTTCGTAATGCTGGAGTCTTGCAAATTCAACATCAAAG GGTCCCATGCAACTGGCCTGGTAAGACGGTGACCTTCCATGTTGATTCTGGATCAAACCCTTACTACTTTGCAACTGTAGTTGAATACGAAGATGGAGATGGTGAGCTTAAATCCGTGGAATTAAAACAGGCATTGGATTCAGATTCATGGGTTCCCATGCAAAAATCATGGGGTGCTGTTTGGAAGCTCGACGCAGGCTCGTTGTTACGTGCCCCGCTTTCTATTAAGCTAACATCTCTTGAGTCCGGCAAGACCATTGTAGCTAGCGGTGTAATTCCGGCAGGATGGGCACCCGGACAAACTTATAGATCACtagtaaattttaattag